Proteins found in one Amycolatopsis aidingensis genomic segment:
- a CDS encoding nucleotidyltransferase family protein, with product MRDPFARPPLRLPAILRALADHGVDWVLSGSTVLAVYGAEVEPNDLDVVPSLEPVNLRRVADLLADLDAIPACFPGWVDGLSARECREWTPEPPTVRGLDHLFVTRLGLLDIPPELTGTYAQLRPGATRFELAGVPVWVCDPEEVLRRLPAEPRPKDQRRAAAYAAVRERLDIDRRPPVS from the coding sequence GTGCGCGATCCGTTTGCCCGGCCGCCGCTGAGGTTGCCCGCGATATTGCGGGCGCTGGCCGACCACGGAGTCGATTGGGTGCTGAGCGGCTCGACCGTCCTTGCGGTGTACGGCGCGGAGGTGGAGCCCAACGATCTCGACGTAGTGCCGTCACTCGAACCGGTGAACCTGCGTCGCGTGGCCGATCTGCTGGCTGACCTGGACGCCATTCCGGCCTGCTTCCCCGGCTGGGTCGACGGGCTGAGTGCGCGGGAATGTCGGGAATGGACTCCAGAGCCACCGACCGTGCGCGGACTGGATCACCTGTTCGTGACCCGGCTGGGGCTGCTCGATATCCCGCCCGAGCTCACCGGAACTTATGCGCAGCTGCGGCCGGGGGCAACCCGGTTCGAACTGGCCGGGGTTCCGGTATGGGTCTGCGATCCGGAAGAGGTGTTGCGCAGGCTACCGGCCGAACCCCGGCCGAAGGACCAGCGCCGTGCCGCGGCCTATGCGGCCGTCCGGGAGCGGCTGGATATCGATCGGCGACCGCCCGTTTCCTGA
- a CDS encoding endonuclease/exonuclease/phosphatase family protein translates to MTVLLLLAASPLAMLAGFRVLGVDGGRHTASALALVPYAALAGCVLGGLALLLRRWWTGVVVSLLAIGLLVSLLPRAIPAEQPVAAGPTLRVLAVNLYYGQADAGRLAELVRTHRVDVLSLLELTPEAVPHLAEAGLFASLPHRVLRPRRSGAGSGLVSRYPLRELGLAKPSLLAQPSARVTLPGGSRVEVVAVHPVPPTYSYQDWQDALAGLPAADPAAAARILAGDFNATLDHAAFRRLLGTGYRDAGEETGSGLEPTWPEGLFPPPVTIDHVLADQRLAVRDYRVFDVPGTDHDAVYTRLQLPA, encoded by the coding sequence GTGACGGTCCTCTTGCTGCTTGCCGCTTCCCCGCTTGCCATGCTGGCCGGATTCCGCGTGCTCGGGGTGGACGGCGGCAGGCACACCGCCTCCGCACTGGCGCTGGTGCCCTACGCTGCGCTCGCCGGATGTGTGCTCGGCGGGCTCGCGTTGTTACTGCGCCGCTGGTGGACCGGCGTGGTCGTGTCGCTGCTCGCCATCGGGCTGCTGGTTTCGCTGCTGCCGCGGGCGATTCCCGCGGAGCAACCGGTGGCCGCCGGGCCCACGCTGCGGGTGCTCGCGGTGAACCTGTACTACGGGCAGGCGGATGCCGGGCGGCTGGCCGAGCTGGTGCGCACGCACCGGGTCGATGTGCTCAGCCTGCTCGAACTGACCCCGGAGGCGGTGCCGCACCTTGCCGAGGCCGGCCTGTTCGCGTCGCTGCCGCATCGGGTGCTGCGGCCGCGGCGTTCCGGTGCGGGCTCCGGGCTGGTGTCCCGGTATCCGCTGCGGGAACTGGGCCTGGCGAAGCCCTCGCTGCTGGCCCAGCCCAGCGCGCGGGTGACGCTGCCAGGCGGCAGCCGGGTCGAGGTGGTCGCGGTGCACCCGGTGCCGCCGACGTACTCCTACCAGGACTGGCAGGACGCCCTCGCCGGGCTGCCCGCCGCTGACCCGGCCGCGGCGGCGCGCATCCTGGCCGGGGACTTCAACGCCACCCTTGACCACGCCGCGTTCCGCCGCCTGCTCGGCACCGGCTACCGGGACGCGGGGGAGGAGACCGGTTCCGGCCTCGAGCCGACCTGGCCGGAAGGCCTGTTCCCGCCTCCGGTGACCATCGACCACGTGCTGGCGGACCAGCGGCTGGCCGTACGGGACTACCGGGTGTTCGACGTGCCCGGTACCGACCACGACGCGGTGTACACGCGGCTGCAACTGCCTGCCTGA
- a CDS encoding A/G-specific adenine glycosylase, giving the protein MDPDILIDWFAEQGRDLPWRRPECTPWGVLVSEIMLQQTPVARVRPVWEEWLERWPRPSALATASQGEVLRAWGKLGYPRRALRLHAAADAIAREHGDVVPADVDTLLALPGIGVYTARAVAVFGYGRRAPVVDTNVRRVVARAVHGAGDAGPASNTRDLADVETLLPEQEARAAKFSAALMELGALVCVARGPRCADCPLHADCAWQHAGRPAYNGPAKPVQRFAGTDRQVRGLLLDVLRGTAEPVPKERLDLVWSKAGQRDRCLDSLLVDGLVEQTPDGRFALPGEY; this is encoded by the coding sequence ATCGACCCCGACATCCTGATCGACTGGTTCGCCGAGCAGGGTCGTGACCTGCCATGGCGGCGCCCGGAATGCACCCCGTGGGGCGTGCTGGTCAGCGAGATCATGCTGCAGCAGACCCCGGTCGCGCGGGTGCGGCCGGTATGGGAGGAGTGGCTGGAGCGCTGGCCGCGGCCCTCCGCGCTGGCCACCGCCAGCCAGGGCGAGGTGCTGCGTGCCTGGGGCAAGCTCGGTTACCCGCGCCGCGCGCTGCGGCTGCACGCCGCGGCCGATGCAATCGCCCGCGAGCACGGCGACGTGGTCCCCGCCGACGTGGACACCCTGCTGGCGCTGCCAGGAATCGGCGTCTACACCGCCCGCGCGGTTGCCGTCTTCGGCTACGGCAGGCGGGCGCCGGTGGTGGACACCAACGTCCGGCGGGTGGTGGCCAGGGCGGTGCACGGCGCGGGGGACGCGGGGCCGGCCTCGAACACCAGGGACCTCGCCGATGTGGAAACGCTGCTGCCGGAGCAGGAGGCGCGGGCGGCGAAGTTCTCCGCCGCACTGATGGAGCTGGGCGCGCTGGTCTGCGTGGCCCGCGGCCCCCGCTGCGCCGACTGCCCGCTGCACGCGGACTGCGCCTGGCAGCACGCGGGCAGGCCGGCCTACAACGGCCCGGCCAAGCCGGTGCAGCGCTTCGCGGGCACCGACCGCCAGGTGCGCGGGCTGCTGCTGGACGTGCTGCGCGGCACCGCGGAGCCGGTACCGAAGGAGCGGCTGGACCTGGTCTGGTCCAAGGCGGGTCAGCGGGATCGCTGCCTGGACTCCTTGCTGGTCGACGGGCTGGTTGAGCAGACCCCGGACGGCCGGTTCGCACTACCGGGTGAGTACTGA
- a CDS encoding alpha/beta fold hydrolase yields the protein MREDVVEFGGSGQPIVLLHGLMGRARTWWSVARWLTAYGRVLGLDARGHGRLRRRGSWRTEEFAADVAELIGELEAGPAVVLGHSMGGLHAWVLAATRPELVRGIVIEDMAPDQRGRTVEAWRGYFESWPVPFQSLAHVREFFGSTGDYFAECVLERPDGYHLMADLDDLYQIAAEWGRRDYWSYVEGVSCPALVIEAGNTAMPAGQQAELAARIPGGARHLRVAGAGHVVHDDAPQEYRGAVEAFLSTLLHR from the coding sequence ATGCGTGAGGACGTGGTTGAGTTCGGCGGCAGTGGTCAGCCGATCGTGTTGCTGCACGGCTTGATGGGCCGGGCGCGCACCTGGTGGTCGGTGGCCCGCTGGCTCACCGCGTACGGGCGGGTGCTCGGGCTGGACGCCCGCGGGCACGGGCGGCTGCGCAGGCGCGGCAGCTGGCGGACCGAGGAGTTCGCGGCCGATGTCGCCGAGCTGATCGGCGAGCTGGAGGCCGGGCCCGCGGTGGTGCTCGGGCACTCCATGGGCGGGCTGCACGCCTGGGTGCTGGCCGCCACCCGTCCGGAGCTGGTGCGGGGGATCGTGATCGAGGACATGGCACCGGACCAGCGGGGGCGGACGGTCGAAGCCTGGCGCGGGTACTTCGAGTCCTGGCCGGTGCCGTTCCAGTCGCTGGCGCATGTGCGGGAGTTCTTCGGCAGCACCGGGGACTACTTCGCCGAGTGCGTGCTCGAGCGGCCGGACGGGTATCACCTGATGGCCGACCTCGATGACCTGTACCAGATCGCCGCCGAGTGGGGCCGCCGCGATTACTGGTCCTATGTGGAGGGTGTCAGCTGCCCGGCGCTGGTGATCGAGGCGGGGAACACCGCCATGCCCGCAGGCCAGCAGGCGGAGCTGGCCGCCCGCATCCCTGGCGGCGCCCGGCACCTGCGCGTGGCCGGTGCCGGGCACGTCGTGCACGATGACGCGCCACAGGAGTACCGCGGCGCCGTCGAGGCCTTCCTCTCCACCCTGCTGCACCGCTGA
- a CDS encoding beta-class carbonic anhydrase, whose protein sequence is MTAIDELLRRNAEFGNAVPGDRSTPQPSLHVAILTCMDARIRVFEIFGLLQGESHVLRNAGGVVTDDMVRSLALSQRKLGTREVLIVQHTSCGLNMVTEDGFKDELEEATGLRPTWAVEAFRDVNDSVRQSVERVRRSPYVPHTDLVRGFVYDVHTGKLTEAT, encoded by the coding sequence ATGACCGCGATCGACGAACTGCTCCGCCGCAACGCCGAGTTCGGCAACGCCGTGCCCGGTGACCGCTCGACTCCGCAGCCCTCCCTGCACGTCGCGATCCTGACCTGCATGGACGCCCGGATCAGGGTGTTCGAGATCTTCGGCCTGTTGCAGGGCGAGTCACATGTACTGCGGAACGCGGGGGGTGTGGTCACCGACGACATGGTCCGTTCCCTCGCGCTCAGCCAGCGCAAGCTCGGCACCCGCGAGGTGCTCATCGTGCAGCACACCAGCTGCGGGCTGAACATGGTCACCGAGGACGGCTTCAAGGACGAACTCGAGGAAGCGACCGGGCTGCGTCCGACCTGGGCGGTTGAGGCCTTCCGGGATGTCAACGACAGCGTGCGGCAGTCCGTCGAGCGGGTGCGGCGCAGCCCGTACGTCCCGCACACCGACCTGGTCCGCGGGTTCGTCTACGACGTGCACACCGGGAAACTGACCGAGGCCACCTGA
- a CDS encoding peptidoglycan recognition protein family protein: MAGRPGFDRRSLFKGGLTLTAATALAGLAGHSAAAARARYPAPLIYSTDDWGARPPRRPVTVENHRPTYIVVHHTVDPGNTEDFSRERAFWMSRAIQNFHMDTRGWIDSGQQFTNSRGGYLTEGRHRSLEILRGGTRHVQGANVGGHNSQVIGIENEGLYVDVDVPQALWDSLVRMVAYMADQYGVSTANIKGHRDFNSTQCPGDVLYARLPELRRAVAGELDIPVLDPPEWPLLSPGDTGSAVLVAQHLLRARGAREVQADGVFGPATAAAVDRLARTAGVARHTCHAGAHLGEQGLLGADLWPLLVTTAAPGTGSEAARAAAVLTGTTGTRVTSIPAPAWKPLLARVL; this comes from the coding sequence ATGGCTGGACGTCCCGGTTTCGACCGCAGGTCCCTGTTCAAGGGCGGGCTGACACTGACCGCCGCCACCGCGCTGGCCGGGCTGGCAGGCCACTCGGCCGCCGCCGCGCGGGCCCGCTACCCGGCACCGCTGATCTACAGCACCGACGACTGGGGAGCCAGGCCGCCGCGCAGGCCGGTCACCGTGGAGAACCACCGGCCGACCTACATCGTGGTGCACCACACCGTGGATCCCGGCAACACCGAGGACTTCTCCAGGGAGCGCGCGTTCTGGATGTCGCGGGCGATCCAGAACTTCCACATGGACACCCGCGGCTGGATCGACAGTGGCCAGCAGTTCACCAACAGCCGGGGCGGCTACCTCACCGAGGGCAGGCATCGCAGCCTGGAGATCCTGCGCGGCGGCACCCGGCATGTGCAGGGCGCCAATGTCGGCGGGCACAACAGCCAGGTCATCGGCATCGAGAACGAGGGACTGTACGTCGATGTGGACGTCCCGCAGGCACTGTGGGACTCGCTGGTGCGGATGGTGGCCTACATGGCCGACCAGTACGGGGTGTCCACCGCGAACATCAAGGGGCACCGGGACTTCAACTCCACCCAGTGCCCCGGTGACGTGCTCTACGCCCGGCTGCCCGAGCTGCGCAGGGCGGTGGCGGGGGAGCTGGACATCCCGGTGCTCGATCCGCCCGAGTGGCCACTGCTCTCGCCCGGCGACACCGGCAGCGCGGTGCTGGTGGCGCAGCACCTGCTGCGCGCCAGGGGCGCCCGTGAGGTGCAGGCGGACGGGGTGTTCGGCCCCGCGACCGCCGCCGCCGTGGACCGGCTGGCCCGCACCGCCGGGGTGGCCCGGCACACCTGCCACGCGGGCGCGCACCTCGGTGAGCAGGGTCTGCTGGGCGCCGACCTCTGGCCGCTGCTGGTCACCACGGCCGCCCCGGGCACCGGCAGCGAGGCCGCCCGCGCCGCCGCCGTACTCACCGGGACCACCGGAACCCGCGTCACCAGCATCCCCGCCCCAGCTTGGAAACCCCTGCTGGCCCGAGTGCTGTGA
- a CDS encoding ATP-binding cassette domain-containing protein, whose translation MTNAIRAEGLVKRFGETTALAGVDLEVPTGKVVGVLGPNGAGKTTAVRILATLLRADAGRAWVGGYEVRRDPVSVRGLIGLTGQYASVDEDLTGAENLRLLARLLDFSRAGARARAAELLDRFELTDAGSRPVRTYSGGMRRRIDLAASLVGRPRVLCLDEPTTGLDPHARNEVWNVVRRLVDDGVTVLLTTQYLEEADQLADRITVFDHGRVVADGRPDELKRRVGGQTLQVRPSVRGDLEMVERIVAELTGAPPARDVEAGLLTAPVDNPALLSALVRRLDEAGITADELGLRLPSLDEVFLALTGSRAESARADLEGSMA comes from the coding sequence ATGACGAACGCGATCCGGGCCGAGGGCCTGGTGAAGAGATTCGGTGAGACCACGGCACTGGCCGGGGTGGATCTCGAGGTGCCGACCGGCAAGGTGGTCGGCGTGCTGGGGCCGAACGGGGCTGGCAAGACCACCGCGGTCCGGATTCTGGCCACCTTGCTGCGGGCGGACGCCGGCCGGGCCTGGGTGGGCGGTTACGAGGTGCGGCGCGACCCGGTCAGTGTCCGCGGCCTGATCGGGCTGACCGGGCAGTACGCCTCGGTGGACGAGGACCTGACCGGCGCGGAGAACCTGCGGCTGCTGGCCAGGCTGCTGGACTTCTCCCGGGCAGGGGCCAGGGCCCGCGCCGCCGAACTGCTGGACCGGTTCGAGCTGACCGATGCGGGTTCCCGGCCGGTGCGCACCTACTCCGGCGGCATGCGGCGCCGGATCGACCTCGCGGCCAGCCTGGTCGGCAGGCCGCGGGTGCTCTGCCTGGACGAGCCGACGACCGGGCTGGACCCGCATGCCCGCAACGAGGTGTGGAACGTGGTCCGGCGACTGGTCGATGACGGCGTCACGGTGCTGCTGACCACGCAGTACCTCGAGGAGGCCGACCAGCTCGCCGACCGGATCACCGTCTTCGACCACGGCCGGGTGGTCGCCGACGGCAGGCCGGACGAACTGAAGCGCCGCGTGGGTGGGCAGACCCTGCAGGTGCGGCCGTCCGTGCGTGGCGATCTGGAGATGGTGGAACGGATCGTCGCCGAGCTGACCGGGGCACCGCCCGCAAGGGACGTCGAGGCGGGCCTGCTCACCGCGCCGGTTGACAACCCGGCGCTGCTGTCCGCGCTGGTACGGCGGCTGGACGAGGCCGGCATCACCGCAGACGAGCTGGGGCTGCGGCTGCCCAGCCTGGACGAGGTGTTCCTCGCGCTGACCGGATCCCGCGCCGAGTCCGCGCGGGCCGATCTGGAAGGGAGCATGGCATGA
- a CDS encoding LacI family DNA-binding transcriptional regulator, whose protein sequence is MGRPIRTRRQATLASLAAELGVSRTTVSNAYNRPDQLSPELRRRVLETARRLGYPGPDPVARSLRTRKAGAVGLLLTENLSYAFRDPAAVGVLEGLALACEDAGVGLHLVPASPGREEVAAVHRAGVDGFVVYSVPDDDPHLAAVLSRPVPTVIIDQPRLDGVDRVGPDDASAITGLANHLVELGHRQVGVLCMRLARDRNDGFVSRERQRDAHFHVQRTRLAALAETFEAAGVDWSGVPVVERFEHTVDDGASAARQLLDTHPQVTALICTSDILALGALAEAGRRDLRVPADLTVTGFDGIAEATRAGLTTVHQPVLEKGRSAGQLLLAAQDHVNPRVITLPTELRVGTTSAPPRTAEEFWFGP, encoded by the coding sequence ATGGGCCGGCCTATTCGAACCAGGCGCCAGGCGACACTGGCGTCGCTCGCCGCTGAGCTGGGCGTGTCCAGGACCACCGTGTCGAACGCCTACAACCGGCCCGATCAGCTCTCCCCGGAGCTGCGCCGCCGCGTCCTGGAGACCGCGCGCAGGCTCGGGTACCCGGGCCCGGATCCGGTCGCCAGGTCGCTGCGCACCCGCAAGGCCGGCGCGGTCGGGCTGCTGCTCACCGAGAACCTCTCCTATGCCTTCCGCGATCCTGCCGCCGTCGGTGTGCTGGAGGGGCTCGCGCTGGCCTGTGAGGACGCGGGCGTCGGCCTGCACCTGGTGCCGGCGAGCCCCGGCCGCGAGGAGGTCGCGGCCGTGCACAGGGCCGGGGTGGACGGGTTCGTGGTGTACTCCGTCCCCGACGACGACCCGCACCTGGCCGCGGTGCTGTCCAGGCCGGTGCCGACGGTGATCATCGACCAGCCACGCCTCGACGGGGTCGACCGGGTGGGCCCGGACGACGCCAGCGCCATCACCGGGCTGGCGAACCACCTGGTCGAACTCGGTCACCGGCAGGTCGGCGTGCTGTGCATGCGACTGGCAAGGGACCGCAATGACGGTTTCGTCTCGCGGGAGCGGCAGCGCGATGCGCACTTCCATGTGCAGCGGACCAGGCTGGCCGCGCTCGCCGAGACCTTCGAGGCCGCGGGCGTGGACTGGTCAGGCGTTCCGGTGGTGGAACGGTTCGAGCACACCGTGGACGACGGCGCATCGGCCGCCCGCCAGCTGCTCGATACGCATCCGCAGGTCACCGCGTTGATCTGCACCTCGGACATCCTCGCGCTCGGGGCGCTGGCCGAGGCGGGGCGGCGGGACCTGCGAGTGCCTGCCGACCTCACCGTCACCGGGTTCGACGGCATCGCCGAGGCCACCCGGGCCGGGCTGACCACCGTGCACCAGCCGGTGCTGGAGAAGGGGCGCTCGGCGGGGCAGCTGCTGCTCGCGGCCCAGGACCACGTGAACCCGAGGGTGATCACCCTGCCGACCGAACTGCGCGTCGGCACCACCTCGGCGCCACCGCGAACCGCGGAGGAGTTCTGGTTCGGCCCGTGA
- a CDS encoding ABC transporter permease — protein MSTLAATAGAPPARIGPARSLRHGISLAWRGTVKIKKNPEQLLDVTLQPILFLVMFVYLFGGAISGSTDTYMQFLVPGLMVQNALFASLSAGVSLNTDVNKGVFDRFRSMPIARSAPLVGAVLSDVLRYLVGLAVLLGFAAILGFRIQTDPVSTVVAAALVVLFGLSFCWIAVFVGMLVKQTAAVQGVMVALVMPITFGSNVFVMPETMPGWLQAWAEVSPVSLAADTMRGLVDGGAVAGPLLGMVAWMAGIVAVFFPLAMWAYRRRVS, from the coding sequence ATGAGCACCCTGGCGGCGACGGCGGGCGCGCCGCCGGCGCGTATCGGCCCGGCGCGGTCCCTGCGGCACGGCATCTCGCTGGCCTGGCGGGGTACCGTCAAGATCAAGAAGAACCCGGAGCAGCTGCTCGACGTCACCCTGCAGCCGATCCTGTTCCTGGTGATGTTCGTGTACCTGTTCGGCGGCGCGATCTCCGGCAGCACGGACACCTACATGCAGTTCCTTGTGCCCGGCCTGATGGTGCAGAACGCCCTGTTCGCAAGCCTTTCCGCGGGGGTGTCCCTGAACACCGACGTGAACAAGGGGGTGTTCGACCGCTTCCGCAGTATGCCGATCGCCCGCTCGGCCCCGCTGGTCGGTGCGGTGCTCTCCGATGTGCTGCGGTATCTGGTCGGCCTCGCGGTACTGCTCGGTTTCGCGGCCATCCTCGGCTTCCGGATCCAGACCGATCCGGTGTCCACGGTGGTCGCCGCAGCGCTGGTGGTCCTGTTCGGACTGAGCTTCTGCTGGATCGCCGTATTCGTCGGCATGCTGGTCAAGCAGACCGCGGCGGTGCAGGGGGTGATGGTCGCGCTGGTGATGCCGATCACCTTCGGCAGCAACGTGTTCGTCATGCCGGAGACCATGCCGGGCTGGTTGCAGGCCTGGGCCGAGGTGAGCCCGGTCAGCCTGGCGGCCGACACCATGCGCGGGCTGGTGGACGGCGGAGCGGTGGCGGGCCCGCTGCTGGGCATGGTGGCCTGGATGGCCGGGATCGTGGCGGTGTTCTTCCCGCTGGCGATGTGGGCCTACCGCAGGCGGGTCAGCTGA
- a CDS encoding antibiotic biosynthesis monooxygenase family protein — translation MAVVKINAIEVPEGAGPELEKRFAARMSALDGEPGFLGFELLRPVAGETRYFAYTRWETEEHFQAWMAGSGKEAHGGHGKPVGTGSGLLEFEVAVRNEPKQAPETS, via the coding sequence ATGGCTGTGGTGAAGATCAACGCGATCGAGGTGCCCGAAGGTGCGGGACCGGAGCTGGAGAAGCGCTTCGCCGCGCGGATGAGCGCGCTGGACGGCGAGCCCGGCTTCCTCGGGTTCGAACTGCTCCGCCCGGTCGCAGGGGAGACCCGCTACTTCGCCTACACCCGCTGGGAGACCGAGGAACACTTCCAGGCCTGGATGGCGGGGTCCGGCAAGGAGGCCCACGGCGGGCACGGCAAGCCGGTGGGAACCGGGTCCGGCCTGCTGGAGTTCGAAGTGGCCGTGCGCAACGAGCCGAAGCAGGCACCGGAAACCTCGTGA
- a CDS encoding M1 family metallopeptidase, which yields MLTDRVRILVLCGLTCTLVACTGGEPAPPGRQATAPTATDPAPGAAGAGDPYYPADGNGGYDALGYEVTVRYEPGTNRLHGDTVLNARATKDLSRFNLDLRGFEVESVRVNDRPAEFRREGEFELVISPQRALAEAETFRVRVRYGGTPQSAGEGQLGANGWQRTGSGGALVLGQPHSAAYWYPVNETPRDKATFRLEATVPQGWTAVSIGREAGSETADGWTTTTWAESTPVASYLTTLAIGRFTLDRRTLADGTPVLDAYAAGAEPQRELGRRTGEIIEFLAGRFGPYPQRAAGGIYLDEPIGFSLETQGRPVYAEWADLETVVHELAHQWYGNSVSVRSWSDICLNECLASYAQWLWLEAKEGANLDARFRRIVEQTRNDGEFWSPKLHEMGAGNEFDGVYDKGPLAIHALRRQIGEESFARVLREWAAEHRDGNASWPEFERFVAGISGQDLDEFFANWFRGTGIPRPEHLLPGTLSG from the coding sequence ATGCTCACCGACCGCGTGCGAATCCTGGTGCTGTGCGGTCTGACCTGCACCCTAGTGGCGTGCACCGGCGGCGAGCCCGCGCCGCCGGGCCGCCAGGCGACCGCCCCGACCGCCACCGACCCGGCCCCCGGGGCGGCCGGTGCCGGCGACCCCTACTACCCCGCCGACGGCAACGGTGGCTATGACGCGCTCGGCTACGAGGTCACGGTCCGCTACGAGCCAGGGACCAACCGGCTGCATGGGGACACCGTGCTCAACGCGCGGGCCACCAAGGACCTCAGCCGGTTCAACCTGGACCTGCGCGGGTTCGAAGTGGAGTCGGTACGGGTGAACGACCGGCCGGCCGAGTTCCGCAGGGAAGGCGAGTTCGAGCTGGTGATCAGCCCGCAGCGGGCGCTCGCCGAGGCCGAGACCTTCCGGGTGCGCGTCCGCTACGGCGGCACGCCCCAGTCCGCAGGCGAGGGCCAGCTGGGCGCGAACGGCTGGCAGCGCACCGGCTCGGGCGGCGCGCTCGTGCTCGGCCAGCCGCATTCGGCTGCGTACTGGTACCCGGTCAACGAAACCCCGCGGGACAAGGCCACCTTCCGGCTCGAGGCCACCGTGCCACAGGGCTGGACGGCGGTCTCGATCGGCCGGGAAGCGGGCAGCGAGACGGCGGACGGCTGGACCACCACGACCTGGGCGGAATCGACCCCGGTGGCCAGCTACCTCACCACCCTGGCGATCGGCAGGTTCACCCTGGACCGGCGCACCCTGGCCGACGGCACCCCGGTGCTGGACGCCTATGCCGCGGGCGCCGAGCCGCAGCGCGAGCTCGGCAGGCGCACCGGGGAGATCATCGAGTTCCTCGCCGGCCGGTTCGGGCCGTACCCGCAACGCGCGGCGGGTGGGATCTACCTGGACGAACCGATCGGGTTCTCGCTGGAGACCCAGGGCAGGCCGGTGTACGCGGAATGGGCCGACCTGGAGACCGTGGTGCACGAGCTCGCCCACCAGTGGTACGGCAACTCGGTCTCGGTGCGTTCCTGGTCGGATATCTGCCTGAACGAATGCCTCGCCAGCTACGCGCAGTGGTTGTGGCTGGAGGCCAAGGAGGGCGCGAACCTGGACGCCCGGTTCCGCCGGATCGTCGAGCAGACCAGGAACGACGGCGAGTTCTGGTCGCCGAAGCTGCACGAGATGGGCGCGGGCAACGAGTTCGATGGCGTCTACGACAAGGGTCCACTGGCGATCCACGCGCTGCGCAGGCAGATCGGCGAGGAGTCTTTCGCCAGGGTGCTGCGGGAATGGGCCGCCGAGCACCGGGACGGCAATGCGAGCTGGCCGGAGTTCGAGCGGTTCGTCGCAGGGATCTCCGGCCAGGACCTTGACGAGTTCTTCGCCAACTGGTTCCGCGGCACCGGGATCCCGCGGCCCGAGCACCTGCTTCCCGGAACCTTGAGCGGTTGA
- a CDS encoding SIR2 family NAD-dependent protein deacylase — MNEAELARAAELIAGADALLVCAGAGMGVDSGLPDFRGDEGFWRAYPPYARLGISFVELADPEHFASDPELAWGFYGHRLGLYRKTVPHHGFQLLREWGARTTGGTWVFTSNVDGQFQRAGFPADRVAEVHGSIHHLQCLDRCRDEIWPAGDVDVEVDEATMRARHPLPSCPECGGLARPNILMFGDYDWLGQRSQQQLDRLQEWRRAHRAAVVLELGAGTAVPTVRRQAELASAGTGALIRINPREPEVRHGRGIELPLPALDALSRIAELLR, encoded by the coding sequence GTGAACGAGGCCGAACTCGCCCGCGCGGCCGAACTGATCGCGGGTGCCGACGCGCTGCTGGTGTGTGCGGGCGCGGGCATGGGGGTGGACTCCGGCCTGCCGGACTTCCGCGGGGACGAGGGGTTCTGGCGGGCGTACCCGCCCTACGCCCGGCTGGGCATCAGTTTCGTCGAGCTGGCCGACCCGGAGCATTTCGCCTCCGATCCGGAGCTGGCCTGGGGTTTCTACGGGCATCGTCTGGGGTTGTACCGGAAAACCGTGCCGCACCACGGGTTCCAGCTGCTGCGTGAATGGGGCGCGCGTACCACGGGCGGGACCTGGGTTTTCACCTCGAATGTGGATGGTCAGTTCCAGCGGGCAGGGTTTCCCGCGGACCGCGTGGCCGAGGTACACGGGTCCATTCATCATCTGCAGTGCCTGGATCGCTGCCGGGACGAGATCTGGCCGGCAGGGGACGTCGATGTCGAGGTGGACGAGGCGACCATGCGGGCGCGGCATCCGCTGCCTTCCTGCCCGGAGTGCGGCGGCCTCGCCCGGCCGAACATCCTGATGTTCGGTGACTACGACTGGCTCGGGCAACGCAGCCAGCAGCAGCTCGACCGGCTGCAGGAATGGCGGCGGGCGCACCGCGCGGCCGTGGTGCTCGAACTGGGTGCGGGCACCGCGGTACCGACCGTACGCAGGCAGGCCGAACTGGCCAGCGCGGGCACCGGCGCGCTGATCCGGATCAACCCCCGCGAGCCCGAGGTGCGGCACGGGCGCGGCATCGAACTCCCGCTACCCGCGCTGGACGCGCTCTCTCGCATCGCAGAACTGCTGCGTTGA